One genomic segment of Streptomyces sp. TLI_146 includes these proteins:
- a CDS encoding EF-hand domain-containing protein → MADIEEARKAFARLDVDGNGEVTATEYKQVMAQLGDFHVTETVAQAIIRAKDANGDGKLSFEEFWASLDK, encoded by the coding sequence GTGGCGGACATCGAAGAGGCCCGCAAGGCGTTCGCGCGGCTCGACGTCGACGGCAACGGCGAGGTGACGGCGACCGAGTACAAGCAGGTCATGGCCCAGCTGGGCGACTTCCACGTCACGGAGACCGTGGCCCAGGCCATCATCAGGGCCAAGGACGCCAACGGCGACGGCAAGCTCTCCTTCGAGGAGTTCTGGGCGTCCCTCGACAAGTGA
- a CDS encoding HIT family protein, with protein sequence MRRIFSWVRPGGTGRRSADDGNPDADTCLFCRRERPDLNRIMHENKTFYIRYDNFPAAEGHVEIVPKRHVESFFQLTTRELKDAYSLIRFARENIDDRHHPDGYTIGVNEGRAAGRTIDHLHIHLIPRHHNDVADPRGGIRRAVPNCEPDTWTARPEPGEKAAEDLAGAHRGRN encoded by the coding sequence ATGCGTCGTATTTTTTCCTGGGTGAGGCCGGGCGGCACCGGCCGCCGGTCGGCGGACGACGGGAATCCGGATGCGGACACCTGCCTCTTCTGTCGGCGGGAGCGGCCGGACCTGAACCGGATCATGCATGAGAACAAGACTTTTTATATCCGCTACGACAACTTCCCCGCAGCGGAAGGCCATGTCGAAATCGTTCCGAAGCGCCATGTCGAGTCGTTTTTCCAGCTGACGACCAGGGAGCTGAAGGACGCCTATTCCCTGATCCGCTTTGCGCGGGAGAACATCGACGACCGGCATCATCCCGACGGATACACGATCGGGGTGAACGAGGGGCGGGCCGCCGGGAGGACCATCGACCACCTCCATATCCATCTGATTCCCCGGCATCACAACGATGTGGCCGACCCGCGCGGCGGCATCCGCCGGGCGGTTCCCAACTGTGAACCGGACACCTGGACGGCCCGGCCGGAACCCGGGGAG
- a CDS encoding tRNA-dependent cyclodipeptide synthase, giving the protein MTATTEATTTFTFQPFTRSCRFIWDEGDHVLIGVSPGNSYFSAARIAGLVRWASARFDRVDLVYADRHVDRMFATLGYDDEHARRRAAKELKAVRRRIVRGVEEAARPGLPVGVHALSEFEGNPVYDLLHRRVRHFLATDREFRTGCEEMAAAFLAGKADGAPVSPAQLGACLDYIAAELPFFLDTPGILQVPSSVSSYHALIPLTELLYAKGGGLRASRNQAYAIVRPQAVHPEGVAA; this is encoded by the coding sequence GTGACTGCCACCACTGAAGCAACCACCACCTTTACCTTCCAGCCGTTCACCCGGAGCTGTCGCTTCATCTGGGACGAGGGCGACCACGTCCTCATCGGGGTGAGTCCGGGAAACAGCTATTTCAGCGCCGCCCGCATCGCCGGTCTCGTCCGCTGGGCCTCCGCCCGCTTCGACCGGGTCGACCTCGTCTACGCCGACCGCCATGTGGACCGGATGTTCGCGACCCTCGGCTACGACGACGAGCACGCGCGCAGGCGGGCCGCCAAGGAGCTGAAGGCGGTCCGCAGAAGGATCGTGCGGGGCGTCGAGGAGGCCGCCCGCCCCGGGCTCCCGGTCGGGGTGCACGCGCTCTCCGAGTTCGAGGGCAACCCTGTGTACGACCTGCTGCACCGCCGGGTGCGGCACTTCCTCGCGACCGACCGCGAATTCCGTACGGGCTGCGAGGAGATGGCCGCCGCGTTCCTGGCCGGGAAGGCCGACGGCGCCCCGGTGAGCCCGGCGCAACTCGGCGCCTGCCTCGACTACATCGCCGCCGAGCTGCCGTTCTTCCTCGACACCCCGGGAATCCTCCAGGTCCCGTCCTCGGTGTCCAGCTACCACGCGCTGATCCCGCTCACCGAACTCCTCTACGCCAAGGGCGGCGGCCTGCGCGCCTCCCGCAACCAGGCGTACGCGATCGTGCGCCCGCAGGCCGTCCACCCGGAAGGAGTCGCCGCATGA
- a CDS encoding cytochrome P450 → MSRTSTTSTTSTDTGPLLDFPLGRRGDVLPEECAALRTKAPVARVRTLTGDTAWLVSSYALAKRVLEDDRFSLKDTAAPGAPRQYALTIPPEVVNNMGNINSAGLRGAVMKALNPRTDGLREWLRERADEFVDGLLTEGPPADFRAGFADPFSAALHCKVVGVPFADWRRLMSGLDIAFMTSPHAFEGSRLNWYKDLGYMVDRLNAPEDQRAGLLGRLAELRTEEESAHLTDEMLATVAVSLFGAGAVSTSAFLVLAVLALLQHPELIGYLRAHPDRMGRAVDELLRWNLSIGDGLPRLATEDVRVGEVLVKKGELVLVLVEGANFDPEVFTDPERLDLDREVNPHLSFGAGRHFCPATGLGRAHAEVALGVLVERLPGLRLAVPPQQLVWRTGFIKRLPERLPVLW, encoded by the coding sequence ATGAGCCGCACCAGCACCACGAGCACCACCAGCACCGACACCGGCCCCCTGCTCGACTTCCCGCTCGGCCGGCGCGGCGATGTCCTCCCCGAGGAGTGCGCCGCCCTGCGCACCAAGGCGCCGGTGGCCCGGGTGCGCACCCTGACCGGCGACACCGCCTGGCTGGTGAGCAGTTACGCGCTGGCCAAACGCGTCCTGGAGGACGACCGGTTCAGCCTCAAGGACACCGCGGCCCCGGGTGCCCCGCGCCAGTACGCGCTGACGATCCCGCCGGAGGTCGTCAACAACATGGGGAACATCAACAGCGCGGGGCTGCGCGGCGCCGTGATGAAGGCGCTCAACCCGCGCACCGACGGCCTGCGGGAGTGGCTGCGGGAGCGGGCCGACGAGTTCGTCGACGGACTGCTCACCGAGGGACCGCCGGCGGACTTCCGGGCGGGGTTCGCCGACCCCTTCTCGGCGGCCCTGCACTGCAAGGTGGTCGGGGTGCCGTTCGCGGACTGGCGGCGGCTGATGAGCGGTCTTGACATCGCGTTCATGACCAGCCCGCACGCCTTCGAGGGCTCCCGCCTCAACTGGTACAAGGACCTCGGGTACATGGTCGACCGGCTCAACGCGCCGGAGGACCAGCGCGCGGGCCTGCTCGGCCGCCTCGCTGAACTGCGTACGGAGGAGGAGTCCGCGCACCTCACCGACGAGATGCTGGCGACGGTCGCGGTCTCGCTGTTCGGCGCGGGCGCCGTCTCGACGTCCGCGTTCCTGGTGCTCGCGGTGCTCGCGCTGCTCCAGCACCCGGAGCTGATCGGGTACCTGCGGGCTCACCCGGACCGGATGGGCCGGGCCGTGGACGAGCTGCTGCGGTGGAACCTCTCCATCGGGGACGGCCTGCCGAGGCTGGCCACCGAGGACGTCCGGGTCGGCGAAGTGCTGGTGAAGAAGGGCGAGTTGGTGCTCGTGCTGGTCGAGGGCGCCAACTTCGACCCGGAGGTCTTCACCGACCCCGAACGGCTCGACCTGGACCGCGAGGTCAACCCGCACCTCTCCTTCGGCGCGGGCCGCCACTTCTGCCCGGCCACGGGCCTTGGCCGGGCGCACGCGGAGGTCGCGCTCGGCGTACTGGTGGAGCGGCTGCCGGGGCTGCGCCTCGCGGTCCCGCCGCAGCAGCTGGTGTGGCGCACCGGCTTCATCAAGCGCCTGCCGGAACGGCTGCCGGTGCTGTGGTGA
- a CDS encoding GNAT family N-acetyltransferase, with protein MGQELGDILAAAARGHFPPTDGATTVVPQPNPRDAGVLAFTAHSVVFLDEDPEWIRQTLAATDADPFAASMNPSFLTALMARTGRRMNCVDLLTCAPALPGEPPLALTELEDPGHPRVARALKFRDEVRVWATPGGVLVLGRGVAGRWEAAIEVDDGVRGRGLGVQLALAARHLAPEPVIWAQQSPGNARSVRTFQAAGYRPVGSEALLVAH; from the coding sequence ATGGGGCAGGAACTGGGCGACATACTGGCCGCCGCCGCGCGCGGGCACTTCCCGCCGACGGACGGGGCGACCACCGTCGTTCCCCAGCCGAACCCGCGCGACGCGGGAGTGCTCGCGTTCACCGCGCACTCCGTGGTGTTCCTGGACGAGGACCCGGAGTGGATCCGGCAGACCCTCGCGGCCACCGACGCCGATCCGTTCGCCGCCTCGATGAACCCCTCGTTCCTGACCGCGCTGATGGCCCGTACCGGCCGTCGGATGAACTGCGTCGACCTCCTCACCTGCGCACCCGCCCTGCCCGGCGAGCCGCCGCTCGCGCTGACCGAGCTCGAGGACCCCGGCCATCCCCGGGTGGCCCGGGCGCTGAAGTTCCGGGACGAGGTGCGGGTGTGGGCGACGCCCGGCGGGGTGCTGGTCCTCGGGCGGGGCGTGGCGGGCCGCTGGGAGGCGGCCATCGAGGTGGACGACGGCGTGCGGGGGCGCGGGCTCGGCGTACAGCTCGCGCTGGCGGCGCGGCATCTGGCGCCCGAGCCGGTGATCTGGGCCCAGCAGTCGCCCGGCAACGCCCGCAGCGTACGGACGTTCCAGGCGGCGGGGTACCGCCCCGTCGGCTCGGAAGCGCTGCTCGTCGCGCACTGA